Part of the Limisphaerales bacterium genome, TCCCTCGCGACCACGGTTGGTGTAGGAGAGTCCGGCGACGGTGGTGATGATAAACCACACCATAACTGCGATGGCCACGGAACCGATTTTCCACCAAAACTCGTTGGGATCGTGATCGCTGCGTTCGGTGCGGTCCTGTTTGTCGGTCATGAACGATCCTTCGGTCGGAGTTTTTTGTTGATGATTTGTCCGAGGTCTCGCAGCGAATCTTTGACGCGCGCGGCGAAGGTGAGCTTCTCCACGGGCGCGGCGTCGGCTTTGAGTTTTTCAGTAAGAAAATCCTTGAGCTGATTCACGGATACGTTGGCGTGCAGCGCGCCGGCGTGGCAGTATGAAATGTCGCCGGTTTCTTCGGAGACGATTACGACGATGGCATCGGTTTCCTCGCTCAACCCAATGGCCGCGCGGTGGCGTGTGCCGAGGGTGCGGTTCACATCCAGCCGCCGCGTGAGCGGGAAAATGCAGGAGGCGTACATGATGCGGTCGGCGCGGATAACCACGCCTCCGTCGTGCAACGGCGAATTGGGGAAAAAAATGGAATCGAGCATTTCAGGCGTGAGCGCGCTGTCGAGCAACACGCCGCTTTGGGTTTCCTGATGAATGTCGATGGTTTGCTCAATGGCCATGATGGCGCCCACGCGATGGCGTGCCAGGCGGTGGGTGGCTTGCACCACGGCGTCCACGTCCAGTGGGCTTTCTTCTTCGGAGGAAAAGAGCGGGAGATTGCCCAGCTCGGCAAGCAGCCGGCGCAGCTCCGGCTGGAAAATAATTAGGATGGCCACGGTGGTGAACAGAAACAATTGTTGCAGCAACCAACTCAGCACCTGCAGCTTGAGCATCGCGATCATGGTGGTGATGCCAATGAGCACGAGGAAGCCGACCACCACCGGCCAGCCACGCGAGCGTTGGAGGAGGTTGAACATATAATAAATGCCCACTGCCAGCGCGGCAATTTCCACCACGCCACGGAGAATCCACGTCCAATCGAGCTTAATCCATTCCCAGATTTCCTCGATGAACGGCGGTAGATTCGCCTGTGCGAGAATAATTGCCTCCATAGTTTATCCGCCTTCTCCGCTGCTAATGGCCTCCGCTGCGCAGGGCTTGCACTGTTTCGCGCACATCGTGCACGCGGACGATGTGTGCCCCATCCGCGGCGGCCCGGCAGGCGCAGGCGATGCTGCTGTCCAACCGCTCGGGGATCTTACCGCCGAGGAAGGATTTGCGCGATGCGCCGACCATCAGTGGCCGTTGGAATTTTGTAAAACGAGTGAGCCCCGCGAGCAACGCCAAATTATGCCCCGCCGTTTTACCAAACCCAATTCCGGGATCGAGCGCCACTTGTTCAGCGGGCAATCCTACGGCGGCCATCGCCTCCAGTCGCTCAGCAAAAAAGGCCTCCACCGTCGCAACCACGTCGTCGTATTCGGGCGCGTTTTGCATTGTTTGCGGCGTGCCCTGCATATGCATGGCGATGTAGCCCGCGCCGGATTCGGCGGCCACGCGCCACATCGCGTCATCCGCGCGATGGGCGGCGATGTCGTTAATGACCCGCGCGCCGACGGCCACGGCGGCTTTCGCAACGGTGGGTTTTTGGGTGTCGATTGAAATGACGGCATCGGTTTCGCCTGCGAGTTTTTCGATGACCGGAATGACGCGGCGCAATTCCTCGGCTTCATCCACTGGCGGTGCGCCGGGCCGTGTGGATTCGCCGCCGACATCCAACAGCTCCGCACCCTCCGCGGCCAGTTGCAGCGCGTGAGCGACGGCGGCATTGGCGGTTGAGAATTTGCCGCCATCAGAAAATGAATCGGGCGTGACGTTAATGATGCCCATCACCATCGTAGGGCGGGGGAATTGCCACGTGATGTTACCCGTTTGCCAGTTCATGCGGGGAAACTAGTAGCCGCCATCGCCGGGACTGGGCCCGCGCTGGATGACTTCGATTTCGTAGCCTTCGGGCGCGTCGATGAAAGCGAAGCCGCCGCCGTCATCCTTGAGATGCGGGCCGTCGGAATAGTCCACGCCGTGCGATTGGATGTGTTTTTCAAACGCCTCCAAGCTATCGACGAGAAAGGCGAGGTGGGTGAGATCTTCCTGCACGTGTACGCCGCCGCTGCTGGGATAAGAGCACAGTTCGATTTCCTCGTCGCTGTTGGGCGTGGCGAGAAAGACGAGCGTGGAGCCGCGTGGCGACGTGTGCCGGCGCGTCTCGGTGAGCCCGAGAATTTCAGTGTAAAACTTCACCGAGCGTTCGAGGTCGTCCACGCGGTAACGGGTGTGTAGCAGTTTGGTGACAATCGGCATCGGCGGAGCCTCGCAGGAATTGGGCGCGGATGCCAGCCTTTGCGCTTGCCACGGTGCGCGTGCGGGGGAAGATGGGCGGCCCGTGAAACGATTTTTATATTTGATAATTCTTGCCCAAACCGCGCTGAGTGCGCCAGAGGTTTCCTCGCCCACAAATATCGTAACGCGTGGGTTTAAGGACAAAGAATTCTCAGCCGAACGCGCCGCCAAACTTGCGCCCTATCTTAACGTGCGGCCGCTGCGGTTTCAGGATTGGCATCCCACCGCGCACGCGATGCTCATCACCCGCCGCCCCGCCCGCGGGCAAGTTACGCAGTTGCACGTGGTCAACAAGCCCAACGGCGAACCGGTGGTGCTGACGGATGGCGCGGAGCCGGTGCAGTCGGCGGTGTATCATCCGAAGGATGGAAACCGCATTTTATTTTTGCGCGATGCCGGCGGCAGCGAAAAATATCAAGTGTTCCATCTCGATGTCGCCGCGAAAAAAACCACGATGCTCACCGATGGCAAACACCGCCACACCGGCGCGCGGTGGTCGCCCGATGGTCGTCGCATCGCCTATTTTTCCCCCAAACGAAACGGGCGCGACAACGATCTTTACACGATGGACCCTCTCAAACCCGCCAGCGAAAAACTTCTCGCCAAGCTGCCAGGCGGCGGTTGGTGGATTACTGATTGGTCGCCCAATGGTCGACTGTTGTTGGTCATCGAATACCTTTCCATTAATCACAGCCGCATCCACATCATCGATGCGGTCACCGGCGAGCGCTCGTTGTTTTCGCCCGAGACCAAAGCTAGAGTGAGCCACGGACTTGCGCGGTTTGATCCGCAAATGCGCGCGGTGTATTATACTTGCGATGAGTCCTTTGATTTTCAACATATCGTGCGTGTGGATTTCAGGGACGGTCGCCGCACGCGCTTCCTCACGGAAATTCGCTGGGACGTCGAGAATCTGGAAATTTCAAAGGACGGCAAAACGCTGGCCGTGGTGCACAACGAAGGTGGCGTGAGCCGGTTGCGGGTGGTCGATGCAAACACGCAGCGCGTGTTCTATTCGCCCAAGTTGTTTGCCGGAGTCATCCACTCGGTCAGCTGGCGCGCGGATGGATTGTTGGCGTTTGACCACGAGTGGGCGCACGCCCCGGGCGAAGTGCATGTGCTCGATTTTTCGCCGGTGAGCAGCGTGCGCTGGCAATCGGCGGGGCTCGACGGATTGGATCCCTCCAAACTGCCCATTCCGGTGAGCGGCACCTTCACCAGCCGCGACGGCACGAAATTTGATGCGTGGTTTTATTACCCCGGAAATTATTTTGATAAAGGCAGGCATGCCCAGTTTTCCCGGCTGCAAGTGTCCGGCGGATTGCCGACGGTGATTTATTATCACGGCGGGCCCGAAAGCCAATTCCGTCCGCGCTTTATGGGTGGCTACAATTATTTGCCCGGCGAAATGAATGTAGTACTCGTGTGCCCCAACGTGCGCGGCTCACGCGGGTACGGCAAAAGGTTTCTCGCCGCCGACAACGGCGCGAAACGCGTGGGCGTGATGCTGGATGTGGAAACACTCCGCAACGGCCTCAACGAAATGCCCAACATCGATGGCAATCGCCTCGCCGTGATGGGTGGCAGTTATGGCGGTTATATGACGCTCGCCTCGCTCACGCATATGCCCGGCTTCTTCAAATGCGGCATCGATCGCGTGGGCATTTCCAGCTTTGTTACGTTCCTGAAAAACACCAGCGACTACCGGCGCGATTTGCGCCGCGCGGAATACGGCGATGAGCGTGATCCCAAAATGCGCAAAGTGCTCGAGGAAATTTCCCCGCTCAATCAAATGCAAAAGCAAATGAAGGAGCCGGATTTTCAATTCAGCCCGCTGCTCATCGTACAGGGCGCCAACGACCCCCGCGTGCCCGCCAGCGAAAGCGCCCAAATGGAAGCCGCGCTGCGCGCCAAAGGCCAAACGGTGTGGTACCTGCTCGCCAAAGACGAAGGCCATGGATTCCGCAAAAAAGTAAATCGTGATTTTCAGTATCTCGCCACCATCGAATTTTTCCGAAAGCATTTGCTCGGAAAAAAGTAGTCCTTCCCGTACAACGCGCCCATGAAACGCGCGCGCCATTTTGCCAGTGACAATAATTCCGGCATCTGCCCCGAAGCTTGGGCCGCGTTGGAGGAAGCCAACCACGGTCACGCCTCCGGATACGGTGAGGATCAGTGGACCCGAAAAGCCTGCCGGCTTATCCGCGACTTATTTGAGACGGACTGTGAAGTGTTTTTTGTGTTCACCGGTTCCGCCGCCAACGCGCTCGGGCTTGCGTCGGTTTGCCGCAGCTATCATTCCATCATTTGCCACGAGGCATCCCACGTGCAAAACGACGAATGCGGCGGCCCGGAATTTTTCAGCGGCGGCGCCAAAGTGCAAACGCTGCCCGGTAAGGACGGCCGACTCACACCCGACGCGATCCTCGCCGCGGCTGCGGCCCGGCGTGATCTGCATTTTCCCAAGAGCGGCGCATTGAGCCTCACGCAATCCACCGAGCTGGGCACAGTGTATTCGCCCGCGCAAATCAAGGCCAACTGCCGCGCGGCAAAAAAAGGGGGGTTAAAAACCCATATGGACGGCGCGCGGTTTTCCAACGCTGTGGCCAGCCTTGGCGTGGCACCCAAGGACATCACCTGGCGCGTCGGCGTGGATATGCTTAGTTTTGGCCTCACCAAAAATGGTACGCATGCCGGCGAGGCGCTGGTTTTTTTCGATAAGACCCTCGCGCGTGAATTCGATTGGCAAAACAAACAAGCCGGACAACTCGCCAGCAAAATGCGTTTTCTTGCCGCGCCGTGGGTGGGGTTGCTTAAGGACGGCGCATGGTTGCGAAACGCTGCGCACGCTAACCAAATGGCCCGTCGCCTCCGCCGCGCTTTGGCAAAGATTCCCAGTGTGAAATTTCTCTACCCTACGCAGGCCAATGCGGTGTTTGTCGATCTACCGCCGGTGTTGGTGGATGCGTTGCACCAGCGCGGTTGGCATTTTTATACGCTGTATTCTGAAAACGACGCGCGTTTCATGTGCTCGTGGGATACCACACCGGAAGATGTGGATGATCTCGCCGACGATCTCGCTGACTTAATGGCCAATCGAAAAAAACTGCGCCCTAAATCCCGAAAAGGGCAGGGGCGCTAAAATTCACCGGGAACCCGTTTTACCTGCGGGGTTGTTGTGCGGGGGTACTCAGTGCCCCGAGTGGAATTTCCGGCAACGGACGGATGCGCGGTTCCGTCGCGTCCGTGTTTTTGTGGAGATGGGCTAACTCGTGCGCGACCAGCGCAAAGGCGTCGGCTCCGGTGAGCTTGCCGCCGGGTTGGGGTGTTTCCAGTTTGGCACCGGTGGGCAAAGTGAGCACGATTTGCTGATCGCCAAAGGTAAGCGTGAGCACATGTGGGTTGGCGCCACTAAATTTTCCAAGGCGCGCGGGGAGCTTCTCAATGTTTGCCGTGTTCATTGTGGCCTTGATGGCTTGGGCTTGGGCGTCGGTCAGCTTGCCCTGCTGCTCGATGGGTCGGAGTTGTTGGTTGAAAAACTGCCGACGATTCCACGTGCCGTCCACTTTGACGGTGGTGACCCAACCGGTGAATCCCGCGACCCCTCCCTGCGCATCCTTGAGCGAAAGTTTCTTGGGAATCACGCTGCGTTTTGGGTCTTGGTTGCCATTGCCCCGGTTAGGGTTGGCTTTGTCTTTGTCCAAGTTTTGCTGAATCCAGCGGGCTAACGTGCTGCTGCCGCGGCCGTATCCGCCGGGGAGTGGGCGTAGGTCCTTGGTTTGCAGCCGCGGCGGCGCGCCCCAATGCGCTGGAAAACGGCCTTTGCCTGGATTCGGGCGGGGGCTCGGCTTGACGACGGGCGGGTTTTTTCCACCGTAAAGCATTTTGTAAACTTCACGCGGGGAGCGGCGTTCGCCTTTGCGTTCGTCGAACCATGGGGAGCCGCCCAGAAACACGCGGCCGCGCGGAATTTTCATGCCGCCCTTTACCCATGTTTCGAACGTGGGCGCGCCGTCGTTTTTTCCGGCAGTCAAGGTTGCCAATTCCTGTTCGAGTTTGGTGATTTTGGCTTGGTGCGCCTTGAGGCCTTCCTGCGTAAATCGTGCGCGTCGGGCAAAATCTTTTAGCTTCGCAATCTCCCGCTCCAGCTCGGCAATACGTGCGGCGTTGTTGCCGCCGGTCGGGTTTGCCGGCCCGGCGCGACCGTCTTTGGTGATCGCGATATTGATCTTCACCGTTTTGGCCGGTGCTTTGTTGTTTTCAAAAACACGATTGTAATGGAGCACGATCGTGCCCTTGCCAATTGCCGTGGCAGCGAAAGTGGCCGTGGACATTCCGGGCGCGCCGACCAGTCCCGGACGGCCGCCGGATTGGGGGGAGACTTTACCCATCAGCTTGAGCACGCCTGCTGGCGTGGCATTGTTCCAAGTAAAACCGGTGGTCGGGTTGCCGCGTAATTTTACGCGCACGATGCTGCCCTGTTTCACCGTAATCGTTTTGCCATTTTCGGCCAGACCCAAGTGGAGTTGATGCGCCTCGGTGCGGCACTGCGCACAGTCTCCCGCGGGCAGCTCGCGTACGGGGGTGGGGGCTGGGCGACCGACAACGCGCGGGGGCGGCGGGATCTGTCGATTGGGAGTGGGTGCCTGTAAGCCCAGAACGATCGGTGGCCGTGGCACGGGCTGAATCTGGATGGCGCCGTTTTTTTTCTTCGCGTCCTTGGCGAGGTTTTCCTGAATCCATTTCCGTAACGTGCCGCTGCCTCGTCCGTAGCCGCCGGGAAGGGGACGGAGGTCGCGGGTTTGGCGAAGAGGCGGTGCGCCCCAGTGGGCGGGGAAGGCGTTGCCGTTGGGCGCTTTGAAAACTTTTTTCGGCTTATCACCAGCCTTGTCAGCGAGGGTGATTTTGCCGAGGGCTACGCCATTGCGCGGGGCGTCATCCGCGATGCGACGATCCATAACGAAACAGGAAGTCAACAAGCCTTGTTTGTCCGTGCGCACGTAACGCACCTCGTGCGGCGGCAATGCTTTGGCGGCGATGGCGGCGGCGGTTTTGTAAATCTCATCGAGTGTTTTAGCCGGGGCACCTTTTTTGTTTTTGCCGACGGTCGTTTCATTTTCAACGAAACCGTTTGGGGCAGCACCGGGGCCGGCACGGCGATTGAACTCTTCATAAACGCGCCCCACTACTTGATTATTTTTCACAATAATCGTGGTCGTGTGGCCGAAGCCAAACGCGCTGGAGAAGCCGACGGTGTATTGGTAGTTGCCGCCGCATTTCATTTTCGCCTTGGCCCACGCCTCGAGCGCGGTCTTCACCTTGGCGATGTCGGCCGGATTCACCTTGGGCGCGTTGAGAGGGGGGGCAACTGGATCCGGATTTGGAGCGGGGGCAGGTCCGGGAACAAGTTTGATTTTCCCGACCACAGGTTGTTCGCAATGGGCGCATTTGCCGGATTGGGTGCTGCAGGTTTTGCAGAGTTTGAAGGCGCCGCTGCTGGTGTGGTTTTCGCATTTTGTGCATTTGCCGATGCTGGAAATGTACGCGAGCTTGCTGCACTTGGGGCAGAGCGCGGCCCAAGCATTGAGGGTAAATACTGCCAGTACGATGGCGAGGAGCAGGTTAGTTTTTTTCATTTTTGGTGTCTTCAAAGATTTCGTAGATGGTTCCGTTCAGCACAAACTGCACATTGCGGCCGAGGGCCAGCCATTGGGCGGCCTTGGGTTCCTTGGCGAGGAGTGTGAAGTAGGCGTCGCTGTTAAATTTGACGCGCGTGCGCTTGGCCTTGGCGACTTCGGCGGTTTGCACGGAGCTGTCCACCCAATAGCGTTCGTTCTGCGTAAAGTTTTTGCCGGCGGCAAATCGCATCGGCTGTGACACGGTGCGGGTTTTGCCGATTTGGCCATTGGCATTGCGGCGTCCGGGCGCGTAAAATTGCGCCCCCCCACCGCCCAAACCACCGCCGGGGGCGTTGGAGCCCGGAGCGGGAATGCCTCCCCCCGCCGCACCTTCGCCGCGATAGCCGAAGTTGGCTTGTTGCGCCTCGCGACTGCTGAGGGCGGAAGCGGCCTGAACCTTGGCTTCTTTTAACAGTTTATTGGCGCGCGCGCTGCCGACGGCTTGGTCGCCGCTTTTGTCCGCCTTAAAGGCATCGTACTGCGCCCGGGCTTGCGCGAGCACTTGGCGGTCGGCCTCGAAGTTGCGCAGCGTGCGCTGGGCGACGGGCACGCCGCGTTGTTTTTCATCTTCGATGATGAGGTACGCGGTGTACGGCGTCACGATGCCATACTGGCGCGCGAGTTGGGTGACCTCTTCTTTGATTTCTTTTTTCTCGCCGTGCAGCCGGATTTCATCGAGTAAAAAACCGACCCGCCGCGTGGCCCACAGGCGCGGGATGAAGGAGTGATCGGCGTGTGCGGGGAAGGTCACCGGAAATTCAAATTGCGTTTTTTTGCCGGCCAACGTGCCCTC contains:
- a CDS encoding TIGR00159 family protein, producing the protein MEAIILAQANLPPFIEEIWEWIKLDWTWILRGVVEIAALAVGIYYMFNLLQRSRGWPVVVGFLVLIGITTMIAMLKLQVLSWLLQQLFLFTTVAILIIFQPELRRLLAELGNLPLFSSEEESPLDVDAVVQATHRLARHRVGAIMAIEQTIDIHQETQSGVLLDSALTPEMLDSIFFPNSPLHDGGVVIRADRIMYASCIFPLTRRLDVNRTLGTRHRAAIGLSEETDAIVVIVSEETGDISYCHAGALHANVSVNQLKDFLTEKLKADAAPVEKLTFAARVKDSLRDLGQIINKKLRPKDRS
- the folP gene encoding dihydropteroate synthase, with the protein product MNWQTGNITWQFPRPTMVMGIINVTPDSFSDGGKFSTANAAVAHALQLAAEGAELLDVGGESTRPGAPPVDEAEELRRVIPVIEKLAGETDAVISIDTQKPTVAKAAVAVGARVINDIAAHRADDAMWRVAAESGAGYIAMHMQGTPQTMQNAPEYDDVVATVEAFFAERLEAMAAVGLPAEQVALDPGIGFGKTAGHNLALLAGLTRFTKFQRPLMVGASRKSFLGGKIPERLDSSIACACRAAADGAHIVRVHDVRETVQALRSGGH
- a CDS encoding VOC family protein, with the translated sequence MPIVTKLLHTRYRVDDLERSVKFYTEILGLTETRRHTSPRGSTLVFLATPNSDEEIELCSYPSSGGVHVQEDLTHLAFLVDSLEAFEKHIQSHGVDYSDGPHLKDDGGGFAFIDAPEGYEIEVIQRGPSPGDGGY
- a CDS encoding S9 family peptidase — encoded protein: MKRFLYLIILAQTALSAPEVSSPTNIVTRGFKDKEFSAERAAKLAPYLNVRPLRFQDWHPTAHAMLITRRPARGQVTQLHVVNKPNGEPVVLTDGAEPVQSAVYHPKDGNRILFLRDAGGSEKYQVFHLDVAAKKTTMLTDGKHRHTGARWSPDGRRIAYFSPKRNGRDNDLYTMDPLKPASEKLLAKLPGGGWWITDWSPNGRLLLVIEYLSINHSRIHIIDAVTGERSLFSPETKARVSHGLARFDPQMRAVYYTCDESFDFQHIVRVDFRDGRRTRFLTEIRWDVENLEISKDGKTLAVVHNEGGVSRLRVVDANTQRVFYSPKLFAGVIHSVSWRADGLLAFDHEWAHAPGEVHVLDFSPVSSVRWQSAGLDGLDPSKLPIPVSGTFTSRDGTKFDAWFYYPGNYFDKGRHAQFSRLQVSGGLPTVIYYHGGPESQFRPRFMGGYNYLPGEMNVVLVCPNVRGSRGYGKRFLAADNGAKRVGVMLDVETLRNGLNEMPNIDGNRLAVMGGSYGGYMTLASLTHMPGFFKCGIDRVGISSFVTFLKNTSDYRRDLRRAEYGDERDPKMRKVLEEISPLNQMQKQMKEPDFQFSPLLIVQGANDPRVPASESAQMEAALRAKGQTVWYLLAKDEGHGFRKKVNRDFQYLATIEFFRKHLLGKK
- a CDS encoding low specificity L-threonine aldolase, coding for MKRARHFASDNNSGICPEAWAALEEANHGHASGYGEDQWTRKACRLIRDLFETDCEVFFVFTGSAANALGLASVCRSYHSIICHEASHVQNDECGGPEFFSGGAKVQTLPGKDGRLTPDAILAAAAARRDLHFPKSGALSLTQSTELGTVYSPAQIKANCRAAKKGGLKTHMDGARFSNAVASLGVAPKDITWRVGVDMLSFGLTKNGTHAGEALVFFDKTLAREFDWQNKQAGQLASKMRFLAAPWVGLLKDGAWLRNAAHANQMARRLRRALAKIPSVKFLYPTQANAVFVDLPPVLVDALHQRGWHFYTLYSENDARFMCSWDTTPEDVDDLADDLADLMANRKKLRPKSRKGQGR
- a CDS encoding protease inhibitor I42 family protein; translated protein: MKKTNLLLAIVLAVFTLNAWAALCPKCSKLAYISSIGKCTKCENHTSSGAFKLCKTCSTQSGKCAHCEQPVVGKIKLVPGPAPAPNPDPVAPPLNAPKVNPADIAKVKTALEAWAKAKMKCGGNYQYTVGFSSAFGFGHTTTIIVKNNQVVGRVYEEFNRRAGPGAAPNGFVENETTVGKNKKGAPAKTLDEIYKTAAAIAAKALPPHEVRYVRTDKQGLLTSCFVMDRRIADDAPRNGVALGKITLADKAGDKPKKVFKAPNGNAFPAHWGAPPLRQTRDLRPLPGGYGRGSGTLRKWIQENLAKDAKKKNGAIQIQPVPRPPIVLGLQAPTPNRQIPPPPRVVGRPAPTPVRELPAGDCAQCRTEAHQLHLGLAENGKTITVKQGSIVRVKLRGNPTTGFTWNNATPAGVLKLMGKVSPQSGGRPGLVGAPGMSTATFAATAIGKGTIVLHYNRVFENNKAPAKTVKINIAITKDGRAGPANPTGGNNAARIAELEREIAKLKDFARRARFTQEGLKAHQAKITKLEQELATLTAGKNDGAPTFETWVKGGMKIPRGRVFLGGSPWFDERKGERRSPREVYKMLYGGKNPPVVKPSPRPNPGKGRFPAHWGAPPRLQTKDLRPLPGGYGRGSSTLARWIQQNLDKDKANPNRGNGNQDPKRSVIPKKLSLKDAQGGVAGFTGWVTTVKVDGTWNRRQFFNQQLRPIEQQGKLTDAQAQAIKATMNTANIEKLPARLGKFSGANPHVLTLTFGDQQIVLTLPTGAKLETPQPGGKLTGADAFALVAHELAHLHKNTDATEPRIRPLPEIPLGALSTPAQQPRR